Below is a window of Mycobacteriales bacterium DNA.
CGTGGTGGTCTTGCCGGCCCCGTTCGGGCCGAGGAAGCCGACCACCTCGCCGGGCTCGACCGCGAAGTCGATCCCGCCGACCGCGACGACGTCCCGGGTCGTACGCCGGACCAGGCTGCGCACGGACGCCCGCAGGCCGGCCTCCCGCTCCGGCACCCGGAACGTCTTGGCCAGCCCCTCCACCCGGATCTCAGGACCGCTGCCAGCCACTCTTCGAGCCTAGGGCCGGCCGCAACCGGCTTACCGGCGGGCCCGGGGTGATCGAGACGAGCTCGGTGTAGACGACGACGCGTCAGTGACCCACGTAGGAGAGGCCTTGCTGGAGGAGGACACCCTGGCCGCCGGTCATCTCGGCGAGGAGGCGGTCGTCGCGGGCCTCCTGGGGGGTGAACCAGGTGAGCTCCAGCGCGTCCTGCTGCGGCTCGCAGTCCCCCTCGACCGGGACCACGTAGGCGAGCGAGACCGCGTGCTGGCGCGGGTCGTGGAACGGCGTGACCCCGGGGGTCGGGAAGTACTCCGCGATCGTGAACGGCTGCGGCGCCAGCGGCACCCTCGGCAGGGCCAGCGGGCCGAGGTCCTTCTCCAGGTGCCGCAGCAGGGCCGAGCGGACCCGCTCGTGGTAGAGCACCCGGCCCGACACCAGCGCCCGGGTGATCCGGCCCTCCCCGGTCACCCGCAGCAGCAGGCCGACCGAGGTCACCACACCCTGCCCGTCCACCCGCACCGGGATGGCGTCCACGTACAGGATCGGCAACCGCTGCCGGGCGGCGTCCAGCTCCTCGCCGGCGAGCCAGCTGCTGTCCGACTGGGGAGT
It encodes the following:
- a CDS encoding NUDIX hydrolase family protein, with the translated sequence MTQTTPQSDSSWLAGEELDAARQRLPILYVDAIPVRVDGQGVVTSVGLLLRVTGEGRITRALVSGRVLYHERVRSALLRHLEKDLGPLALPRVPLAPQPFTIAEYFPTPGVTPFHDPRQHAVSLAYVVPVEGDCEPQQDALELTWFTPQEARDDRLLAEMTGGQGVLLQQGLSYVGH